DNA sequence from the Deinococcus aerophilus genome:
TCCCACCTGCCGAGTTCGCCGCCCGCTACACTGCCGCCCAGATGTGACTTGCCCCGCGGTCCGCTTGATTGGGTTCACTCCAATCTGACCCGGCTGGGCAACCACCGTGCTTTCCAGGAATCGTTTCAAATTGCGTGCCAAGCTGCAGCGGTCAGCGAAAGCCCACTCACCCTGGCGCGCATTGATGTTGATGAATTCAAGAACATCAATGACCTGTACGGCCACCTGTACGGCGATCAGATATTGAGTCGGCTGGGACAGCATCTCCAGCAGCAATTCCCCGGCGCGGCTTTCCGGATCGGAGGCGACGAATTCGCCGTGCTGCTGAACAGTCCCCCGAGCGGGGCGGTGGCCTCGCTTCATCAGCTGTGTCAACGGGTCAAGCATGCCGAACCCCTGACCCTGAGTGTGGGCACCAGTTCCATCGCTGCCCACACTCAGGATCCCACGGATCTGCATGCGCAGGCCGACGCGGCGCTGTACGAAGCCAAGCGTCAGGGAAGAGACCGCGTGGTGCACTACAGCGAGGTCGTCAACCACACGCCGGTCACGCCTCAGGAACGCAACAAGGCTGTGCGCGGCATTCTGGAGCAGCAACAGGTCGACGTTGCTTTTCAGGTGATCTGGGACATCCGGCGCGACCGGCCTTTCGCCTACGAGGCGCTGGCCCGGTTTCCGGAGGCGTCTGAGCCTCTGGGTCCGCAAGAGGTGTTTGATATCGCCGCCACTCTGGGCCGCGTGCCGGAACTGGACCGTCTGTGCTGGACCCGGGCACTCAGTCGCGCTGCTTCCCTGCCGGCCGATACCCTGCTCTTCATTAATTTCTCTCCATTGACGCTTGAGCGCGACGAATTGCTGGCTCCAGCTCTGCTGACGGCCGTGGAAGCTGCAGGGCTGAGGGCTGGGCAGGTGGTCCTGGAAATCACGGAACAAGGCGTCGGGCACCTCACGCCGCTGCTGCGGCAGATGAACCACCTGCGTGAGGCAGGCTTTCAGCTGGCGCTGGACGACACAGGCGCAGGCAATTCGGGACTGGGAATTTTACGCCAGCTGCACATCGACTTCATCAAACTGGACCGCACCCTGGGCTCCAGGGCCCCGGACGACCGCGCCGCGAACGCTGCGATGGCTGCCATGTTGGCCTACAGCGGACATATGGGAAGTCGTGTGGTGGTTGAAGGCATTGAGACGCCGACCATGCTCCGTCATGCCATCAGTCTGG
Encoded proteins:
- a CDS encoding EAL domain-containing protein, which translates into the protein SHLPSSPPATLPPRCDLPRGPLDWVHSNLTRLGNHRAFQESFQIACQAAAVSESPLTLARIDVDEFKNINDLYGHLYGDQILSRLGQHLQQQFPGAAFRIGGDEFAVLLNSPPSGAVASLHQLCQRVKHAEPLTLSVGTSSIAAHTQDPTDLHAQADAALYEAKRQGRDRVVHYSEVVNHTPVTPQERNKAVRGILEQQQVDVAFQVIWDIRRDRPFAYEALARFPEASEPLGPQEVFDIAATLGRVPELDRLCWTRALSRAASLPADTLLFINFSPLTLERDELLAPALLTAVEAAGLRAGQVVLEITEQGVGHLTPLLRQMNHLREAGFQLALDDTGAGNSGLGILRQLHIDFIKLDRTLGSRAPDDRAANAAMAAMLAYSGHMGSRVVVEGIETPTMLRHAISLGADLAQGFLLGRPATDFDVPQ